A stretch of the Bacillus licheniformis DSM 13 = ATCC 14580 genome encodes the following:
- the dapG gene encoding aspartate kinase, translating to MKIIVQKFGGTSVKDDRGRKLALNHIKEAVNEGYKAVVVVSAMGRKGDPYATDSLLDLLYGGQDTITEREQDMLLSCGETISSVVFASMLLENGIKAAALTGAQAGFLTDNNHTNAKILEMKPERLVSMLADHDAVVVAGFQGATAKGDITTIGRGGSDTSAAALGAALDAEFIDIYTDVEGVMTADPRIVEKAKPLPVITYTEICNLAYQGAKVIHPRAVEIAMQAKVPIRVRSTYSNETGTLVTSHHNSKAGSDVFERLITGIAHVKDVTQFKVPAKEGQYNVQTEVFKAMANAGISVDFFNITPSEIVYTVAGNMTDRAHSILKELGYEPAVTRNCAKVSAVGAGIMGVPGVTSKIVTALSEKGIPILQSADSHTTIWVLVHEKNMATAVNALHEVFELSK from the coding sequence GTGAAAATCATCGTTCAAAAATTCGGCGGAACGTCTGTAAAAGATGACCGCGGCAGAAAGCTTGCCTTAAACCATATTAAGGAAGCGGTCAATGAAGGATACAAAGCGGTTGTCGTCGTATCGGCCATGGGCCGGAAAGGCGATCCGTATGCGACTGATTCATTGCTTGATCTGCTTTACGGCGGACAGGATACAATTACCGAGCGTGAGCAGGATATGCTTTTATCATGCGGGGAAACGATTTCCTCTGTTGTGTTCGCCAGCATGCTTTTGGAAAACGGGATTAAAGCTGCTGCTTTAACCGGTGCGCAAGCGGGCTTTTTAACAGACAACAACCATACGAATGCAAAGATTCTCGAAATGAAGCCGGAGCGGCTTGTCAGCATGCTGGCCGACCATGATGCGGTCGTCGTCGCAGGCTTCCAAGGCGCGACTGCAAAAGGGGATATCACAACGATCGGCCGCGGCGGAAGCGATACATCGGCCGCTGCGCTTGGCGCGGCTCTGGACGCGGAATTTATCGATATTTATACAGATGTCGAAGGCGTCATGACAGCTGATCCGCGCATCGTTGAAAAAGCGAAGCCGCTGCCTGTGATTACCTATACGGAAATCTGTAATTTAGCCTATCAGGGGGCCAAGGTGATCCACCCGAGAGCCGTTGAAATCGCAATGCAGGCGAAAGTGCCGATCCGCGTGCGTTCAACCTATTCAAACGAAACCGGTACGCTCGTCACAAGCCATCACAACTCGAAAGCCGGAAGCGACGTTTTTGAGCGGCTCATCACAGGCATCGCCCATGTGAAAGACGTGACACAGTTTAAAGTCCCGGCAAAAGAAGGACAATATAACGTACAGACTGAAGTGTTTAAAGCGATGGCGAATGCGGGCATCAGCGTCGATTTCTTCAATATTACACCAAGTGAAATTGTCTACACGGTGGCTGGAAACATGACAGACCGCGCCCACAGCATCCTGAAGGAATTGGGCTATGAACCGGCCGTGACGAGAAATTGCGCGAAAGTGTCAGCGGTTGGCGCGGGGATTATGGGCGTTCCAGGCGTCACCTCAAAAATCGTTACCGCTTTGTCAGAAAAAGGCATTCCGATCCTGCAGTCTGCTGACAGCCATACGACGATATGGGTGCTCGTGCACGAGAAAAATATGGCGACGGCCGTAAATGCGCTGCATGAAGTGTTTGAACTGTCAAAATAA
- the dapA gene encoding 4-hydroxy-tetrahydrodipicolinate synthase, with amino-acid sequence MNFGNIATAMVTPFDKNENIDFQKLSKLIDYLLNNGTDSLVVAGTTGESPTLSEEEKVALIQYSVKEAAGRAPIIAGTGSNNTKASIKLTKKAEEAGADAVMLVTPYYNKPSQEGMYRHFRAIAEETSLPVMLYNVPGRTAASLAPETTIRLAEIPNIIAIKEASGDLDAITKIVAETPEDFAVYSGDDSLTLPALSVGARGIVSVASHIIGPEMQEMIKHYTEGNTAQAALIHQKLLPLMKGLFAAPNPSPLKTALQLKGLDVGSVRLPLIPLNEDERLRLSSLMNGL; translated from the coding sequence ATGAACTTCGGAAATATCGCAACCGCGATGGTTACGCCCTTTGACAAAAATGAAAATATCGATTTTCAAAAACTGTCAAAGCTGATCGATTATTTACTAAACAATGGGACGGATTCCCTGGTCGTTGCCGGAACAACCGGAGAATCGCCGACGCTTTCCGAAGAAGAAAAGGTAGCGCTCATTCAATACTCTGTCAAGGAAGCGGCAGGCCGTGCCCCAATCATCGCCGGCACGGGAAGCAACAACACGAAGGCGTCGATCAAGCTGACGAAAAAAGCTGAAGAAGCCGGCGCTGACGCTGTCATGCTCGTCACTCCGTACTACAACAAGCCTTCTCAGGAAGGCATGTACCGCCATTTCAGAGCGATTGCGGAGGAAACATCGCTGCCTGTCATGCTTTATAATGTGCCGGGAAGAACGGCTGCTTCGCTCGCACCAGAGACGACAATCCGCCTTGCGGAGATCCCGAATATTATCGCCATTAAAGAAGCGAGCGGCGACCTAGATGCGATAACAAAAATCGTAGCCGAAACCCCTGAGGACTTTGCAGTTTATTCAGGAGATGACAGCCTGACACTGCCGGCGCTGTCCGTGGGAGCGAGAGGAATCGTTTCCGTTGCATCACACATCATCGGACCGGAAATGCAGGAAATGATCAAACATTATACCGAGGGGAACACGGCTCAGGCTGCTTTGATCCATCAAAAGCTGCTTCCGCTGATGAAAGGGCTTTTTGCCGCACCGAACCCGTCTCCATTAAAGACGGCTCTTCAGCTGAAGGGTCTTGACGTCGGGTCCGTCCGGCTCCCTTTGATTCCGCTAAATGAAGATGAACGACTCCGTTTAAGCAGCCTGATGAACGGCCTGTAA
- the rnjB gene encoding ribonuclease J2 — protein MKKNTENIRIIALGGVGEIGKNLYVIEIDSDIFVVDAGLMHPENEMLGIDVVIPDISYLIERSDRVKAIFLTHGHEENIGGVFYCLNKLSVPVYGTKLTLALLKETLKQYGVNKKPDLREIHSKSVITFESTKVSFFKTNHSIPDSVGVSFKTSLGSIVCTGDFKFDQTPVLNQTSDIGEIAKIGNSGVLCLLSDSANAEKPGYTPSEALVGGEISDVMYNAENRVIIAVFASNFNRIQQVIDAALQNGRKLAVSGKNISAILQLAMKLGYVTADEDMFIPVQEVKKYPKREVAILTGDNHGEPLAALTRIAKQGHKQLDIEEGDTVLIASSPIPGQELVYSKAVDLLTRAGAQVVFAQKRVHVSGHGCQEELKLMLNLLKPKYLIPVNGEYRMQKAHSKLAEEIGMKRSDIFLIEKGDVVEFRGQNVKIGDKVHSGNILIDGLGVGDIGNIVLRDRRLLSQDGILIVVITLDKKKKHLVSGPEIITRGFVYVRESEQLIVEATELVRELVNESTENAVVEWSALKQTMREALNQFLYEKTKRKPMIIPIIMEV, from the coding sequence TTGAAAAAAAATACAGAAAATATTAGAATCATCGCCTTAGGAGGCGTCGGAGAGATCGGAAAAAACCTCTATGTCATTGAAATCGATTCAGACATATTCGTGGTTGACGCCGGCCTCATGCATCCAGAAAATGAAATGCTGGGTATCGATGTGGTCATCCCTGACATTTCTTATTTAATTGAACGATCTGACCGCGTAAAGGCGATTTTTCTCACACACGGGCATGAAGAAAACATCGGCGGCGTATTTTACTGCCTGAACAAGCTTTCTGTGCCTGTTTACGGAACGAAGCTGACGCTTGCCCTTTTAAAGGAAACGCTGAAGCAGTACGGTGTAAACAAAAAGCCCGATTTAAGAGAAATTCATTCAAAATCCGTTATTACATTTGAATCGACAAAGGTGTCATTCTTCAAAACAAATCACAGCATCCCGGATTCCGTCGGTGTCAGCTTTAAAACATCCCTCGGATCCATCGTGTGCACAGGCGATTTTAAATTTGACCAGACACCTGTGTTAAACCAGACAAGCGACATCGGCGAAATTGCCAAAATCGGCAACAGCGGTGTGCTGTGCCTGCTTTCCGACAGCGCCAATGCCGAGAAGCCGGGCTATACGCCTTCAGAAGCACTCGTTGGCGGAGAGATATCCGATGTGATGTACAACGCCGAAAACCGCGTGATTATTGCCGTGTTCGCGTCTAACTTTAACCGGATTCAGCAGGTGATTGATGCCGCGCTGCAAAACGGCAGGAAGCTTGCAGTTTCAGGGAAAAATATTTCGGCGATACTCCAGCTGGCGATGAAACTCGGGTATGTCACGGCAGATGAAGATATGTTCATCCCTGTCCAAGAAGTCAAAAAGTATCCAAAAAGAGAAGTCGCGATTTTGACAGGGGACAACCATGGAGAGCCGCTCGCCGCATTGACCAGGATCGCAAAACAAGGGCATAAGCAGCTTGACATTGAGGAAGGGGATACCGTCCTGATCGCATCCTCCCCTATCCCGGGTCAGGAGCTTGTTTACTCCAAAGCGGTCGATCTCTTAACGAGAGCGGGCGCCCAGGTCGTATTCGCACAAAAACGCGTCCATGTATCAGGCCATGGCTGTCAAGAAGAGCTGAAGCTGATGCTCAACTTGCTGAAGCCGAAGTATTTAATCCCCGTAAACGGTGAATACAGAATGCAAAAAGCGCATTCCAAGCTTGCCGAAGAAATCGGCATGAAACGGAGCGACATTTTCCTGATTGAAAAAGGAGATGTCGTGGAATTCCGCGGACAAAACGTTAAAATCGGCGATAAAGTACACTCAGGCAATATATTGATCGACGGACTCGGCGTCGGCGATATCGGCAACATCGTGCTCAGAGACCGCCGTCTGCTATCCCAGGACGGAATCTTAATTGTTGTGATTACCCTTGATAAAAAGAAAAAACATCTAGTTTCAGGACCCGAAATTATCACGAGAGGTTTTGTCTATGTCAGAGAATCTGAACAGCTGATCGTTGAAGCGACAGAGCTTGTCAGGGAACTCGTCAACGAAAGCACAGAAAACGCCGTCGTCGAATGGTCCGCCTTAAAACAGACGATGCGTGAGGCATTAAACCA